The Streptomyces sp. Alt3 genome has a segment encoding these proteins:
- a CDS encoding carbohydrate ABC transporter permease yields the protein MASNTLVSRRGAGSGRRTRRRDADQARPRTLISPAQLGRPRGKLVYWIVFALVAAGFTLVFLGPLYWMVTGGLKTTQEVVQSPPTAFPSSIHTENYSQAWTVMDLAQLLLNTLYYAFGALAFQLVLDVAAAYSLSKLRPVLGKAILGMMLATLMIPATVLVVPQYLTVLDVPIFERNLLNSPWAIWLPSVTNAFNIFLLKRFFDSIPGELLDAAAIDGASPLRTLRSIVLPISRPILGVVSIFAIVGVWKDFLWPMLTLPDPGKQTLNVGIYSLSNGVPQNVLIAALTIASVPTLLIFLLFQRNIMSGLTAGGLKG from the coding sequence ATGGCATCGAACACGCTTGTCTCCCGGCGGGGAGCCGGCAGCGGACGCAGGACCCGCCGCCGGGACGCGGACCAGGCCCGCCCGAGGACCCTGATCTCACCGGCCCAGCTCGGCCGGCCCCGGGGGAAGCTGGTCTACTGGATCGTCTTCGCCCTGGTGGCAGCCGGCTTCACCCTGGTGTTCCTGGGCCCCCTGTACTGGATGGTCACCGGCGGCCTCAAGACCACCCAGGAAGTGGTGCAGAGCCCGCCCACCGCCTTCCCCTCCTCGATCCACACGGAGAACTACTCCCAGGCGTGGACCGTGATGGACCTGGCCCAACTGCTCCTCAACACCCTCTACTACGCGTTCGGGGCACTCGCCTTCCAGCTCGTCCTGGACGTGGCCGCCGCCTACTCGCTGTCCAAGCTGCGACCGGTCCTCGGCAAGGCCATCCTCGGCATGATGCTCGCCACCCTGATGATCCCGGCGACCGTCCTGGTCGTGCCGCAGTACCTCACGGTCCTCGACGTACCGATCTTCGAGCGCAACCTGCTCAACTCGCCCTGGGCGATCTGGCTGCCGTCGGTCACCAACGCCTTCAACATCTTCCTGCTGAAGCGGTTCTTCGACTCCATACCCGGCGAACTCCTCGACGCCGCGGCCATCGACGGTGCCTCACCCCTGCGCACCCTGCGCTCCATCGTCCTGCCGATCTCCCGGCCGATCCTCGGCGTCGTCTCCATCTTCGCGATCGTCGGGGTCTGGAAGGACTTCCTCTGGCCCATGCTCACCCTGCCGGACCCGGGTAAGCAGACCCTCAACGTCGGCATCTACTCGCTGTCCAACGGGGTCCCGCAGAACGTCCTCATCGCCGCCCTCACCATCGCGTCCGTCCCGACGCTGCTGATCTTCCTGCTCTTCCAGCGCAACATCATGAGCGGTCTCACCGCCGGCGGCCTGAAGGGCTGA